TTGAAATAAAAGTAAGGGATGGGACCCAAGCGGAAGGCGCTCTGCCTTCACTTGGATCAATCCATTTTTAAAACACAAAAATCCGAATGTATTCGATTTTCCAAAAAGAATCTCGAATAACCGTTCGGATTTTCTTTTATCTCCAGAGCCGTTGTCAGGGAATCACAAACTTTGATTCTATCAATAGCTATGAGTGTAATGTTTCTAAATGAAAAGACGTCAACTCCCTCAAATCCAGTTCTTTCTTGTCAAGAAACATCTTGAACCGCTGATATTCATTGATTGCAAGGAGATAGTCTGTCTTATCGATAACCCCCTTCTGATAAGCTTCCTCCAGTTCCTCTTCATCTTTTTCAATCCATGTTCCATCCGGCAAAACAATGAGATCAAGAAATAAATCATCCATCCACGGTCCTTTTTCTTCACAATAACCATTTTCCTTTGTGATATCGATATACCATTGAATGATCGAGCTGTCACCGTCCATCATCGTGGTGATCGAATAATGCTGATCAGCAGGGAAAAATTGAAGCCAAGAATAGCCTTTATCCGCGATACAAATGGAGGTACCATCATAATTTACTGAAAGGGGCTCTGTCACTTCATCAAATGTGATCAGCGACAGATATCCTTCCAACTCCTTATCGGGTGTGTACCCGGTGACGCCATGTTGTTTAAGGATCCTGCTCCACCCCTCCCGGAGACCGTATTTCCTTTTTAACATGGGGGTTTCCCATCTCTCTGTTTCATGTAATCAGATAGCATCGCCCGATGACTTCCCACCATCTTTTCCGGCCATTCTCCTAAAGGGAAAAACGCAAGCTCTATGGATTCTGATTCATCTGCCTTCCATTCACCGAAATAGTCAAATGTGTAATAAGCTGTTGTGACAACGTAAAATTCGTCACCATTTTCTGCCTTAATATATTGATCAGCTCCTGAATAAACATTTAGCAGATGAAGCTGTCCCAATTCAAGACTTGTCTCCTCCTTCACTTCTCTCCTTGCCGTCTCTTCCGTCGACTCAGCAAGCTCCATTAATCCTCCCGGAAGCCCCCAGGTTCCAAGGGGGGACCTTCTCTGCTGCAGAAGTACTTCATTCTTTTCATTGATGATCATAACGACAGCACCGACCAGGATGAGTGGACGGTGCCCCACTGCTTTCCTCAATTCTTCTATGTATCCCATCTATCCCCATCCTCTTCAACAGAAATATAATCAATCATTCATATAATGACAAACCTCAAACCCGTTCCCATCCGGATCCCAAAACTCAAAGTAAGTCACTTCACCTTCCATTTTCACTTCACTGGCCTCTACACCCTTTTTTACAAGTTTCAGCCTCGTTTCCTCTAATGCATCAGAAAACAGAATTGGCTTGACGGAGGAAGGCCGGACTTCCCCCTCTTGAAGGGTAAGGGTCGTTTCCCCAGTCCCTAACTTGAACACTTTGTACGTCCCGGAGTCGAACACTTGCTTGAGTTCGAGCTTTTCTTCATACCAATGACGGGAACGTTCCAGGGAAGTCACCGTCATGTGGACAGTATCTATTTTCCCAAACATGTAACCCCTCCCTTAATTTTTTAAAAGTGTCAGATGCCCCACTCTCTCCTTCGCTTCAGACTTCTCCATCGGCGGAAGGGCAACGACAGTCAGGGATCCTTCCTTGATTTCAGTCAATCCACTGTCGTGAATACTAAAATAGCCTTCTCTTTCTAATTTCATTAACTCTTCCGTTTTCCCCTTCAAAACAATTTTTTTCATCCCGGTTTGAACCCACTCTATGAAATCTGGCTGCCTTTCTTGAAATGGAGAATCTTTTGACATCATTGTCAACGTACTGAGTGTTGCCGCGTGTGCGACTTGGGCAGCAGTTTTCCCCTTTGACATCGGTAAATCTTTATTGACGATAAAATACTGAACGAGATCTTTTTTATTCATGTTTGACCTTCCTTTCTTTTGCAGTGAGAATACTCTTTCTTTTATCCTATCACGGATAGATTGGATTGCCCGTTATTTTCTTCTCAACTTAACCGTTTTGTTATCCAAGTATATAATTTTCACTTTTTCCCCCATGTTGAAATCAAGATACTCCTCACAATCCATCATAAAGGTGCGGCCATTATCAAAAGTCATGGCACACGAAGCTTCCCTGTTCCGAGGGTCGATCACCCGGCCGGTGCCAATCCCTTCTGCTCCCCGTTTACCAGGATAATATTTCTCTTCGATCTTGACCCATTCTTCTTTTGGGCTCCTTAGTACATGAAAGCAAATGAGCAGGATTAACGTCAAAATCAATACACAAAGGATCAAGATTTTCACCCCTACTTTTTCCATTCTCTTCCCCTTCCCTAAATTTTCTGCAACAGAACATGATATGCTGCCACCATCCAAGACATGACTTGCAATTCGACCAGAAAGGTCCTACAATAGAAACTAACGACCGTTAGTTAGTGAAGGGGTGGGGATCAAAAGATGAAATCAAATAAAAAGCAGTTGATAAAAGAAGTTGCAATGGATTTATTTGGCCAAAAAGGATATGAAGATACTTCACTTTCCGACATAGCATCAAGTGTAGGTATGAAAAAGCCCTCCCTTTACAATCATTTTGAAAGTAAAGATGAGTTATTCATAGAAGTACTCGCGGAGTTAGTGGAAAGCGAAGTAAGAGCTTATCAGAGAGCAGCAGAAGAAATGAATCCTGAAGAACCACTTCTGAACGTCAAAAAACTGTTTGACCTCTTTTGTCTGCGCCTCATGACAACGAAAGAAGCACTCCTCTGGAAAAGGGTCACATTTTTTCCACCTCCACAGTTCAAGGAACAGATACAGGAGAAATTCATGCACTTTGAAAAGGTCACTTCCTCCCTGTTATCCTCCATGTACAAAGAAGGATTGAAGCAGCATTACTTTAACGGAATAGATGAGAATGAATTTATTGCATCTTTTTTATGTTTGGTAGACGGTGTGTTTTTGGAGCATCATTATTACAGTGAAGAGATTTTCCAACAACGGATTGGATCTGCTTGGAAAGTTTATGAATTAGGGATCACTAGTCACAAAGGAGAGTAGGCAACATGGGTTGGATTTATGTAATAGCAGGCGGGGTCCTCGAGATCGGCTGGGCGACAGGATTATCTTTGTCTGAAGGATTTACGAAGCCTGTGCCAAGCGTGATCACGGCTTTTCTTATTATCATCAGTTTTTATTTCTTCTCTCAGTCTATGAGATTATTGCCAATCGGGACTGCTTATGCCGTTTTCACCGGAATAGGCGCTGCAGGTACGGCGGTTGCCGGAATGTTCTTTATGGATGAAGGAATCAGTTCATTGAAGATTGCCTTCATATCTTTACTTCTGTTCAGTGTGATCGGATTAAAGATGGGCGATAAAGAAGAACAAGAAGATGGGGGTGGAAATTGATGGCGTGGTTATTCCTTATCTTTGCCGGGTTCTCTGAAGTGATCATGGTCACGTTCATGAAACTTTCAGAAGGTTACAAGAAGCTCCTCCCTTCTGCCCTCAGCTTTGGGGCAGGTGCACTCAGTTTCTATTTCCTATCACTTTCTTTGCTCGATATCCCGATCAGTACCGGATATGGCATCTGGACGGGCATTGGATCCAGCGGAGCAGTACT
The nucleotide sequence above comes from Bacillus sp. KH172YL63. Encoded proteins:
- a CDS encoding TetR/AcrR family transcriptional regulator; translated protein: MKSNKKQLIKEVAMDLFGQKGYEDTSLSDIASSVGMKKPSLYNHFESKDELFIEVLAELVESEVRAYQRAAEEMNPEEPLLNVKKLFDLFCLRLMTTKEALLWKRVTFFPPPQFKEQIQEKFMHFEKVTSSLLSSMYKEGLKQHYFNGIDENEFIASFLCLVDGVFLEHHYYSEEIFQQRIGSAWKVYELGITSHKGE
- a CDS encoding VOC family protein translates to MFGKIDTVHMTVTSLERSRHWYEEKLELKQVFDSGTYKVFKLGTGETTLTLQEGEVRPSSVKPILFSDALEETRLKLVKKGVEASEVKMEGEVTYFEFWDPDGNGFEVCHYMND
- a CDS encoding DMT family transporter; amino-acid sequence: MAWLFLIFAGFSEVIMVTFMKLSEGYKKLLPSALSFGAGALSFYFLSLSLLDIPISTGYGIWTGIGSSGAVLMGMIFFKERKDPKRLFFISCIVVSIIGLKLVS
- a CDS encoding aminoacyl-tRNA hydrolase, giving the protein MNKKDLVQYFIVNKDLPMSKGKTAAQVAHAATLSTLTMMSKDSPFQERQPDFIEWVQTGMKKIVLKGKTEELMKLEREGYFSIHDSGLTEIKEGSLTVVALPPMEKSEAKERVGHLTLLKN
- a CDS encoding NUDIX hydrolase is translated as MGYIEELRKAVGHRPLILVGAVVMIINEKNEVLLQQRRSPLGTWGLPGGLMELAESTEETARREVKEETSLELGQLHLLNVYSGADQYIKAENGDEFYVVTTAYYTFDYFGEWKADESESIELAFFPLGEWPEKMVGSHRAMLSDYMKQRDGKPPC
- a CDS encoding DUF402 domain-containing protein; this translates as MLKRKYGLREGWSRILKQHGVTGYTPDKELEGYLSLITFDEVTEPLSVNYDGTSICIADKGYSWLQFFPADQHYSITTMMDGDSSIIQWYIDITKENGYCEEKGPWMDDLFLDLIVLPDGTWIEKDEEELEEAYQKGVIDKTDYLLAINEYQRFKMFLDKKELDLRELTSFHLETLHS
- a CDS encoding DMT family transporter is translated as MGWIYVIAGGVLEIGWATGLSLSEGFTKPVPSVITAFLIIISFYFFSQSMRLLPIGTAYAVFTGIGAAGTAVAGMFFMDEGISSLKIAFISLLLFSVIGLKMGDKEEQEDGGGN